One Amycolatopsis thermophila DNA segment encodes these proteins:
- a CDS encoding CatB-related O-acetyltransferase gives MFVPDPTVLHPLARHPRVVFLKPLVADPRIEVGEFTYYDDPDAATAFETRNVRYAYGPEKLIIGKYCAIASGTRFLMAGAEHPTMGVSTYPFTMFGGEWAESTLDLVTTMPSRGDTVVGNDVWFGCGATVMPGVTIGNGAIIAAGAVVTADVAPYTIVGGNPARPIRARYGPADVELLERAAWWDWPVELITRHVRTIMSGTPSDIAAIKEVRA, from the coding sequence GTGTTCGTGCCCGACCCCACCGTGCTCCACCCGCTCGCCCGGCATCCCCGCGTGGTGTTCCTGAAACCCCTGGTCGCCGATCCGCGCATCGAGGTCGGCGAGTTCACCTACTACGACGACCCGGACGCCGCCACCGCCTTCGAGACCCGCAACGTCCGCTACGCCTACGGTCCGGAGAAGCTGATCATCGGGAAGTACTGCGCGATCGCCTCCGGCACCCGGTTCCTGATGGCCGGAGCGGAACACCCGACGATGGGGGTGTCGACCTACCCGTTCACGATGTTCGGCGGCGAGTGGGCGGAGTCCACACTGGACCTCGTCACGACCATGCCCAGCCGGGGCGACACGGTGGTGGGCAACGACGTCTGGTTCGGCTGCGGCGCGACCGTCATGCCCGGCGTGACGATCGGCAACGGCGCGATCATCGCCGCGGGCGCGGTCGTCACCGCCGACGTGGCGCCGTACACGATCGTCGGCGGCAACCCGGCCCGCCCGATCCGCGCCCGCTACGGGCCCGCAGACGTCGAACTGCTCGAGCGCGCCGCCTGGTGGGACTGGCCGGTCGAGCTGATCACCCGGCACGTGCGGACGATCATGTCGGGCACCCCCTCCGACATCGCGGCGATCAAGGAGGTGCGGGCTTGA
- the pth gene encoding aminoacyl-tRNA hydrolase — protein MSSDVPGAGEQVLLVGLGNPGPRYAGNRHNVGFMVLDELAARVGGKFKAHKSGAEVLEGRLAGRRVVLAKPRSFMNVSGGPVAGVAKFYKIDPTGIVVVHDELDLPFGGLKLKIGGGEGGHNGLRSISKSLGTRDYYRVRFGIGRPPGRMDPADFVLKDFSTIERKDLPLELDRCADAVEALIGKGLTAAQNDFHAG, from the coding sequence GTGAGTTCGGACGTTCCCGGGGCCGGCGAGCAGGTGCTGCTCGTCGGCCTCGGCAATCCCGGCCCCCGGTACGCGGGCAACCGGCACAACGTCGGCTTCATGGTGCTCGACGAGCTGGCCGCCCGGGTCGGCGGCAAGTTCAAGGCCCACAAGTCGGGCGCGGAAGTGCTGGAGGGCCGCCTCGCGGGGCGGCGCGTCGTGCTGGCCAAGCCGCGCTCGTTCATGAACGTCTCCGGCGGCCCGGTCGCCGGGGTGGCCAAGTTCTACAAGATCGACCCCACCGGGATCGTCGTCGTGCACGACGAGCTGGACCTGCCCTTCGGCGGTCTCAAGCTGAAGATCGGCGGCGGCGAGGGCGGCCACAACGGGCTGCGGTCGATCAGCAAGTCGCTCGGCACGCGTGACTACTACCGCGTGCGTTTCGGCATCGGGCGCCCGCCGGGCCGCATGGACCCGGCCGACTTCGTCCTCAAGGACTTCTCCACAATCGAGCGCAAGGACCTCCCGCTGGAGCTGGACCGGTGCGCCGACGCGGTCGAGGCGCTGATCGGCAAAGGGCTGACTGCGGCCCAGAACGACTTCCACGCTGGGTGA
- a CDS encoding 50S ribosomal protein L25/general stress protein Ctc, translating into MSEVRLSAEPRTEFGKGAARRTRRAGKVPAVLYGHGTDPRHLALPALEFARVIRENGSNAVLTLNLNGGTELALTKTVTVHPIKNYIEHVDLLVVQRGEKVTVDVPVVLTGDPAPGTLQVQELDSLSIEAEALHIPEQIEVSIEGAEAGTQILASQVTLPAGSTLVTDPESLVVAVNEAQATSEEPAEETGEEPAEASTEE; encoded by the coding sequence GTGTCCGAGGTACGTCTGTCCGCCGAGCCGCGCACCGAGTTCGGCAAGGGCGCCGCGCGCCGCACCCGCCGCGCCGGCAAGGTCCCCGCCGTGCTGTACGGCCACGGTACCGACCCGCGCCACCTGGCGCTGCCGGCGCTGGAGTTCGCCCGGGTCATCCGCGAGAACGGCAGCAACGCCGTCCTCACCCTGAACCTGAACGGTGGCACCGAGCTCGCCCTCACCAAGACCGTCACCGTGCACCCGATCAAGAACTACATCGAGCACGTCGACCTGCTGGTCGTCCAGCGTGGTGAGAAGGTCACGGTCGACGTCCCGGTCGTGCTGACCGGCGACCCGGCCCCGGGCACCCTGCAGGTGCAGGAGCTCGACTCGCTGTCGATCGAGGCCGAGGCGCTGCACATCCCGGAGCAGATCGAGGTGTCCATCGAGGGCGCCGAGGCCGGCACCCAGATCCTCGCCTCGCAGGTCACCCTGCCCGCCGGCTCGACCCTGGTCACCGACCCGGAGAGCCTGGTCGTCGCCGTCAACGAGGCGCAGGCCACCAGCGAGGAGCCCGCCGAGGAGACCGGCGAGGAGCCGGCCGAGGCGAGCACCGAAGAGTAA
- a CDS encoding TetR/AcrR family transcriptional regulator, protein MTVTGLREAKKQETRQLISDQATRLFVAKGFEQTTIAEIAEAARVAKKTVTNYFPRKEDLAFDHQDEFVASLARTVAAREPGESALSALRRDFLDAVERQDPVAGFAGPEFSRMIADSPTLAVCLRGLHDQREDALAAALAEATGAAAGDITPRAAASVLGGVHRVLFARIQELTLAGRGNPEIAAVVGPEAEQAFALLEPALGDYARA, encoded by the coding sequence ATGACGGTCACCGGCCTCCGCGAAGCCAAGAAGCAGGAAACCCGGCAGCTGATCTCCGACCAGGCGACCCGGCTGTTCGTGGCGAAGGGTTTCGAGCAGACGACCATCGCGGAGATCGCGGAGGCCGCGCGGGTCGCCAAGAAGACGGTGACCAACTACTTCCCGCGCAAGGAGGACCTGGCCTTCGACCACCAGGACGAGTTCGTCGCGAGCCTCGCCCGCACGGTCGCGGCCCGCGAGCCCGGCGAGTCCGCCCTGTCCGCGCTGCGCCGGGATTTCCTCGACGCGGTCGAGCGGCAGGACCCGGTGGCGGGGTTCGCCGGCCCGGAGTTCAGCCGGATGATCGCGGACAGCCCGACGCTCGCGGTGTGCCTGCGCGGCCTGCACGACCAGCGCGAGGACGCCCTGGCCGCCGCGCTCGCCGAGGCGACCGGTGCCGCGGCCGGCGACATCACCCCGCGGGCGGCGGCGTCCGTCCTCGGCGGGGTGCACCGGGTGCTGTTCGCCCGCATCCAGGAACTGACCCTGGCCGGGCGCGGCAACCCGGAGATCGCCGCCGTGGTCGGGCCGGAGGCCGAG
- a CDS encoding fatty acyl-AMP ligase: protein MSRFVETLVRTAAEGGQLRGMVTGEPKEPVRRTWAEVHEQARRMAGALVAGGLEPGSAVAVLAGAPALIAPTVQAVWLAGGSVTMLHQPTPRTDLAVWAEDTVKVLGMIDAKLVVLGEPFDALAPVLTEHNIGFRMITDLFDGEPIAEPVARGEDDLALLQLTSGSTADPKAVRITHGNLYTNVKAMVERAEFDFAKDVMVSWLPTFHDMGMVGFLTVPMTFGVELIKITPAEFLTGPLIWPELISKYRATTTAAPNFAYAIVGRRLARVEDESAYDLSTLRIALNGAEPIDESAVRSFVEGGARFKMPAECVFPAYGMAEATLAVSFAPLFTGLTLDVIEADALEADNRAVPVPEGDPRRGTEEVRSFAVLGRPLDGLEARIVDDNGKVLDDREVGEIQLSGPAVTPGYLTMEGPKPTQDEDGWLATGDLGYLIDGQIVICGRRKDVIIMGGRNIYPTDIERAATSVDGVRAGNAVAVRIDAGTRRERFAVVLESKLAGDADAERRLQKEVAARVRDAVDARPYAVVVLPAGSLPKTPSGKVKRAATAAQYAEAIDRNAS from the coding sequence ATGAGTCGGTTCGTGGAGACGCTCGTCCGCACCGCTGCGGAGGGTGGGCAATTGCGTGGCATGGTCACCGGGGAGCCCAAGGAGCCGGTCCGCCGGACCTGGGCCGAGGTCCACGAGCAGGCGCGGCGCATGGCCGGCGCGCTCGTCGCCGGTGGGCTGGAGCCGGGCAGCGCCGTCGCCGTCCTCGCCGGGGCACCGGCCCTGATCGCGCCGACCGTGCAGGCGGTGTGGCTCGCCGGCGGCAGCGTGACGATGCTGCACCAGCCGACCCCGCGCACCGACCTCGCCGTGTGGGCCGAGGACACCGTGAAGGTGCTGGGCATGATCGACGCGAAGCTGGTCGTCCTCGGCGAGCCGTTCGACGCGCTCGCGCCGGTGCTCACCGAGCACAACATCGGCTTCCGGATGATCACCGACCTGTTCGACGGCGAGCCGATCGCCGAGCCCGTCGCGCGCGGCGAGGACGACCTGGCGCTGCTGCAGCTCACCAGCGGTTCGACCGCCGACCCGAAGGCCGTGCGGATCACCCACGGCAACCTCTACACCAACGTGAAGGCGATGGTGGAGCGGGCTGAGTTCGACTTCGCCAAGGACGTCATGGTGTCCTGGCTGCCCACGTTCCACGACATGGGCATGGTCGGGTTCCTGACCGTGCCGATGACGTTCGGCGTCGAGCTGATCAAGATCACCCCGGCGGAGTTCCTCACCGGCCCGCTGATCTGGCCGGAGCTGATCAGCAAGTACCGGGCGACCACCACGGCGGCGCCGAACTTCGCCTACGCGATCGTGGGGCGGCGGCTGGCGCGGGTGGAGGACGAAAGCGCCTACGACCTGTCGACCCTGCGGATCGCGCTGAACGGCGCCGAGCCGATCGACGAGTCCGCGGTGCGGTCGTTCGTCGAGGGCGGGGCGCGGTTCAAGATGCCGGCGGAGTGCGTCTTCCCGGCCTACGGCATGGCCGAGGCGACGCTCGCGGTGTCGTTCGCGCCGCTGTTCACCGGGCTGACCCTGGACGTCATCGAGGCGGACGCGCTGGAAGCTGACAACCGTGCGGTGCCGGTGCCGGAGGGCGACCCGCGGCGCGGCACCGAGGAGGTGCGGTCGTTCGCCGTGCTCGGCCGCCCCCTGGACGGGCTGGAGGCGCGGATCGTCGACGACAACGGCAAGGTCCTCGACGACCGGGAGGTCGGGGAGATCCAGCTGAGCGGCCCGGCCGTGACGCCCGGGTACCTGACGATGGAGGGGCCGAAGCCGACGCAGGACGAGGACGGCTGGCTGGCCACCGGCGACCTCGGGTACCTGATCGACGGTCAGATCGTGATCTGCGGGCGCCGCAAGGACGTCATCATCATGGGCGGCCGCAACATCTACCCGACGGACATCGAACGCGCCGCGACGTCGGTGGACGGGGTGCGGGCCGGCAACGCGGTGGCCGTGCGGATCGACGCGGGGACCCGCCGGGAGCGGTTCGCGGTGGTGCTGGAGTCGAAGCTGGCCGGCGACGCCGACGCCGAGCGGCGGCTGCAGAAGGAGGTCGCGGCCCGAGTGCGCGACGCGGTGGACGCCCGGCCGTACGCGGTGGTCGTCCTGCCGGCCGGCAGCCTGCCCAAGACGCCCTCCGGCAAGGTCAAACGCGCCGCGACGGCGGCCCAGTACGCCGAGGCGATCGACCGCAACGCCTCCTGA
- a CDS encoding DUF5701 family protein, whose amino-acid sequence MTFDVTAEFDRQVANLLDRGYPALAGYDEDGFRTLVEPLRAAARSGDLDPQAGRLPFLLVVTRKAAPVEATMPRTTLHNGRLPGFVDHSFEPGSLERFVATVDLPAPEAYLLFDVERGAEFCGAVPTDAMAAIAGRGRTLLTIEEGIALITHFPQVLVKNKCFSLGGSRCGDRRVPAIWISKRAPKLGWCWQGNPHTWLGMASAGSRAT is encoded by the coding sequence TTGACGTTCGACGTGACCGCCGAATTCGACCGCCAGGTCGCCAACCTGCTCGACCGCGGGTACCCGGCGCTCGCCGGGTACGACGAGGACGGCTTCCGGACCCTGGTCGAGCCGCTGCGCGCCGCGGCCCGGTCCGGTGACCTCGACCCGCAGGCGGGCCGCCTGCCGTTCCTGCTGGTGGTGACCCGGAAGGCGGCTCCGGTCGAGGCGACGATGCCGCGCACCACCCTGCACAACGGGCGTCTGCCCGGTTTCGTCGACCACTCCTTCGAACCGGGATCGCTCGAACGGTTCGTGGCCACTGTGGACCTGCCCGCCCCGGAGGCCTACCTGCTCTTCGACGTCGAACGCGGTGCGGAGTTCTGCGGCGCCGTCCCGACCGACGCGATGGCGGCGATCGCCGGACGGGGCCGCACCCTGCTCACGATCGAGGAGGGCATCGCCCTGATCACGCACTTCCCGCAGGTGCTGGTCAAGAACAAGTGCTTCTCCCTGGGCGGTTCGCGCTGCGGGGACCGGCGGGTGCCGGCGATCTGGATCAGCAAGCGCGCGCCGAAGCTCGGCTGGTGCTGGCAGGGCAACCCGCACACCTGGCTGGGCATGGCCTCGGCCGGCTCGCGCGCGACCTGA
- a CDS encoding DivIVA domain-containing protein — MSLSAEDVYRVEFGNAPIGRRGYAKHEVDDFVERIAKTLVGEDDLTAAEVHHVMFSKPLLGKRGYDEREVDEFLDEVEDEFARRGGRPYPVPEARTVAQATTPRTAPADLPTPITTD, encoded by the coding sequence ATGTCCCTTTCCGCCGAAGACGTTTATCGAGTCGAATTCGGTAACGCCCCCATCGGCCGGCGCGGGTACGCCAAGCACGAGGTGGACGACTTCGTCGAGCGCATCGCCAAGACTCTGGTGGGCGAGGACGACCTGACGGCCGCCGAGGTGCACCACGTCATGTTCAGCAAGCCCCTTCTCGGCAAGCGGGGCTACGACGAACGCGAGGTCGACGAGTTCCTCGACGAGGTCGAAGACGAGTTCGCCCGCCGCGGCGGGCGACCCTACCCGGTGCCCGAGGCGCGCACCGTCGCGCAGGCGACCACCCCGCGCACCGCCCCGGCCGACCTGCCGACCCCCATCACCACCGACTGA